Part of the Anopheles gambiae chromosome 3, idAnoGambNW_F1_1, whole genome shotgun sequence genome is shown below.
CGCGATTTTTGATAAATCTATTgaatatatttgtttgtgcAATCTGTagagattttttgtttaaaaatgttcCGATACTCATGTACTTGGTGAGGCTCCTGGTTCCTATACTTCCGATCAAAAATGGGCAAAAACTGGGTGAGTATATCATTATGAAACACAGTGTAGTTATACAAAAAGCACCGAACCACTTCAACTGCTATGagcataatttaaattttaattgaaaataaatcattgaAAAACAGAACTTTTAGCAATAGCACAACTTTTTGAAAATCTTGAAGTTTGATAAATTTCtcaaatttcatcatttttcaaaTGCAAAACAGTCTATCAGAATAAGAAGGCATCATTGAAATATCTGACCTGTAGGCTTTTCAATTGCTTAATTCTTGCCCATTATCTTAAGAAGTTTGCCGAGCCCTGTTTTACGCAATATGATATTTGCGTAAATGCAGCAATTGTTTGTTGCATAGATTTAAGTAGATATTTACTTACCACATTAAAAGTGTACTTACTTTTGATGCTATTACCaggaaaaaatcaaacatttcgaCAAATCTTCGGATATATCACCAAATGATTGTAAACCCAACATTAGGAAAGTATCGTTAAATTATATGGCGTTGCGGCATCGTTCCTTACAAACGAGTGATGAATTCTGCTAAGCTTAGACTAGACAATGATtgctgcttgttgtttttttgctttggcgaACGACGAACGAATCAACCGGTCATAATGCTAACGTCCCCCGTCTAGCTCCCGTACTCCTACGCTACCTACGAACTAGCATCACAGTTTGGTGGCTTTTTCAGTGATGGAACCAAACGCTTTTGGTGTGTTCTATCCCTGATTTCCCTCCCATCCCTACACCCTAGTTTGGCACGTGCGAATTCACTAAACTCACAGTCGCGACTGCCATGATGTGGCACCGACCAGATAGCTTACTATCGTTACAACTAAACCTGCTATTACCCTACTGTACAAGCGACTGGCACCGCTCGGTTCGGTCACCAGTGTCGCCACCGTTAGTGCGCTCAGGTTCAGCTCGCTCGTGATCCGATGGCTCTGCGTGCGCACCAGTGTCACGAGCCGTTCCGCTTCCCGCGCACAAATTTCTGTCTGCAGGCGGGACGGATTTCGGCTCAACGTTTCCAGCACCACATACAGATCGTTTTCGAACGTTAGCTGACCGCTCAGCCGACATTCGACCGTCTGCAGGAGCGCTTCCAGGGAGCGTAAGATCGACTTGAGCGTAAGATACTCCGTCGACTGACCCTTCAGTGCGTAGAGGCCACGATCGATCTGTTTGCGCGAGTACACGATGCGCAGGGCGGTGCCGCACACCGGACAGCAGGCACCGGGTGGCAGCACCGGATTACAGTTCGTCAGCTTTCGCCGCGGACACTTGATCGACGAGCAGCGGGCATCGAGCGTGGGGCTGATCAGGCCCACCTCCTGGCACGGTCCGTTGTAGTCGACGGTGGAGTAATCGCTCCACGCTTCACATTCGCTCCGATAGGTGACACCGTTCACGCCGCACACCTGACTACGGCGGCGCGAGGTTTCGCAGACCTTGCGGTACTTCTCCTGATACGCGTACGAGGCTCGTTCGAATGCCATGCTGCAGAGGTTCGCATGGTAGCCCAGGCTCGTGTCACGGATGTCGGTGATGGTGGAGCAGTTCGTGGAGGTAAGATTGACTGGAAGAAGAGATTGAGATGAGGGGAGGATGTTAGTTGTACGATCGATTCTGTTTTAAGGTACGTATACAGGTTGAGTGAAAGTGAGAAAGAAATGTTGAGTTTTTCAATAATACTTCTGTAACAGAAGTTCTCAAAAATAAGTATTTACGCACAAATGAAGGGTAATTAAATGGTCAAACTGATCCTATCCATTTTAGGTGCCATCCATCCTCTCAAGGTGCCATTCATTAATTACGTAACACTAAAACTGTTGTGCAGTGTAATCGAATTGTGCCTAAAACCCAATTGGCCATCATTGGATCCTCCAATCTCTTCTCACAGAAATTTTGATCgaaatttatttgaattcagCTCAAACCGccaatcagaatcccaatcgaatccaCAAAAGCGATTCTCCGAATGCAAGTCGAATTCGTCAAATGAGATACGATCAGTCATAAATCTTTTTGTTGAATGAGTCATCGAATCCTCTGAATCCCGATTTTACCAACACTACACTGCTTTAAGCTTAATCTCATTTTCTTTAATACCAGACTGAATTCGAAAGGATATGGGTTAATATTGCAGTCTTTCTCCGAGTTCCacgacactcgagttacgagaatttatatttttgacagttcagatgtcaaatcggTATAATTTTATCCatgaattgaaaaataaattgcatccatcaaattaaaaataaactgcaattaaaaaaaaaatctctaaAAAGACAGAAATAACCTAATTTTCTACACGAATtgcattaaataaataataaattacataaatgaactaaatgcaaccaaaaatcattattaaacatattttggttgtaaaacgtgatattcAACTCACGCGAAATCCGAGCTACGCGAATGTCTCTttaacgcattattcgcgtaactcgggaaaaACCTGTATAATAAAATGCGTTGCGTAATTAATGGATGATGCCTATAATCTTTTTTTGTCGTTCGTCGATAATTTTAGGCAACTAATTCTCTGAAGATAGGAAAATATTAATGAAGAGTATTAAAAGagattaatttgaattaacaTATTCATCCATCAGATGCACCAGGAATCAAATTTAAGCTTGTTGTGTAGAAAGTATTactaaaaacacattttttcacATTCACACTACCTCTAATCACTAGTACACAAGTAATTCCCCACTTACCACATCGATACTGTGGGCAGGGTTTATGCATCCCGGACAGGCACACGTTCCAGTCGGGCAGACACACGGACAGCGGCCCACAGTCGACCTGATCGCACGGGTTTCGCGCCCGGCACGGTCCAAACTCGATGTCACCCTCCTGTATGCCGGCACACTTGGCAACACAGGCCGACGGGTACGTGTTGCCGTTGCGTCCACACACCGGCACATAGTGCGCCGGACAGTTGCACGGCAAGCTGGTGAACGATCGATCGACCGTCAGCCCTGGCACATGACACTGTCGCTTGGTGCAAGTAATCTCCTCCGCGAAACAACTGCACACGTTGCACTCGACGTAGAAGTGCGTCAGATGCGCGAACCGCTTCCCCGCCAGCGTACACGAATCGTAGCTAATACACGGCAGTGGTTGACACTTTTCAATCCGACCCGACTCACCACAGCGGCACACTTTAAGGCAACCTTTCTGCGTGACCGACACCGGAATACGCACGAACGCTCCAACCGGCACAAGGTACGACGAAGCCTCCCCCAGTGGACATCCGTTAACGCAGCGATAACCAAATGTACCATCGCGATTGGCAACACAGATCTGTGTCGCATTACAAGGATTACCCTTGCATGGTGACACGAGCGTTACGTCCGCTATGATGCGCTCCCGGTCCGCGTCCATTCCGGCCGCCCCAAAACCGTGCGGCTGGAACCGTCCCATCGAGATGCAGGGCAGCGAGTTGTTCTGGGGTGCGAGCTGCTGGCAGAGCGACGACACCGTATGGCCGCCCGGTATTCGCTCCCAGTCGACGCAGTTCCGTAGCACCTCGTAGCAGTCCTGCCGGCAGATGTGGTTCGTGTGGTAGCCCTTGGTGCACGGTTTGATCTGCAGCGTGCAGGCGATCGACTTCCAGATCTCGTACGAACACTCGGTCTCGTTGCGCATCGGCAGCAGCATGTTGCCcgggaagggaaggaagcCCTGCTGGCGCCACTGCTGCACGTCGCTCCGGGCGGCCATGTCCGACTGCTGCCGGCAGCTGCGGAACAGCTCCGTTGGCCGGTTGTTGAAGTTGCTGCAGAACGACAGCCCATCGCAGCCCAGCTCGCACGGTTCGTCGACTGCAACGGGAGAAGCGAAGCACATATGTGGACacgtgggttttttttggggggagagtGTAAGGTTGATTGGTTGAAGAGAGGGAGGGGAGATTCATGCGAGACATGCTTAGCAATTTTGCAATTCGCAATTGGTTCGTAATAGTGGTACAtaaatatttttgattttttttttgattttagTAACAatggaattttatttattttattattttattttatttgattttattttgttcctaAATTTTCGATTGATAATGGTTGAACTGAGTAGTATAAGTatcattataattttaaagtcTGTTGAAAGACTTTTGATGAATGGTTAGGAGAAAAATGGGATCTCTTCCTACATGCTCCATTAATTCAAAATTGGTCAGATGCACTTTCTCGAATGATGTTTGTGAAGCATAAGCTACCAATTCTAATCTCTATTATTAGCTAATTATTAAGCTAGTAATCGCTCTGGGAAAGAATTCTAGCAAGAGCAATATATGAGTAGTCTTTGTTTATGGGTTTAATTCTTCAACCATTAGTGCAATATAATGTTTGAAGACTAATGAGAcgttttgatttgaatttaagGCCTGAATTCCGAAGGCAGAGGACCTTCTTCTTTCCTGATCGTCTTCGAATGTGCACACTTGATCCACTTGCTAAATTTCTTTATTGTTTCTCTCCTCGAAACGGGTGCAAGACCACTGGATTATTAGCATACGGACAGGTGCAAAGGTCAAACGAGGACCTAAACTAACCCAAACTGCACTTATCAACCGAAGAAGAAACACGGTAGAAGAATTGTTCCACACTTTTCTCAGTCATGTTACTAGCACACAACTGGATAGACACAGACCTAGGTACAAGAAGAAGAGTCTTGATTGGAATCAAACCATCGGTCCAGTATTAAAATCGTAacattgaataaaaataaaaatcactcACTCAACACCAGTCACTGTCTCGGTAGCATCGCCAAACCACAGTTTAGTTATAGAATTCAAAAGAGCTACTTCTGTAGAGGATGTATGGAGGTTCGATTGGTTCTAATGCCGAGTTGCATCGGGTTTTGTTTCGATTTCTCAGTCATTGATGCAACGATTGGAGCAAACTTGCAGAAAATGTGCTGTCGGAAGCGCCCAAAAAGGATTGTTTATTCTATAGATTCGCTGGCTTCTGGAAAAGGCTTGACGGAACGAATCCTTTCACGACCCGTATTCCCCCAGCAAGAGCTAACTATCGGAAGTATATTGATGATCGGATcgaacctatcgggtcggaAACATCCGTAAGCGACTCAGAGTCGATCGGGCCGATccgaaaggtacaagtaggttcagtagGTGCAACGATTCTAGTAGGTTCAAGAAAGCATAGGCAACTCTGACCCGTtcgtgcagcgagttcgggtcggggtGGGTCAAGGTATGTTGAATACCCCATCCGAAATCGTTGAATCGTTTGACCCACCACTATTGCGAAGCACAATAAGTCGTTACACCATAAAATTTTGTCATAGAATTCTGTCATTCCGAACAGCCCGAGCATCGATTCCAGGCTTCTTCTCTGTTCCATGTGAACATCTGAAAGTCCCTGTCAATCTGTGAATCtttataaataattgaatCGTGTAAATATTGCACTCCCATGACTAAACATCTTTGGAGTTTTCACGGATAATTGCCCATTAATATCTTAACTCACAAATTTCTTAATAGCTTACGTAAGCATGCAGTTAATATGGctagaaataaaacacaactttTCATGTGGTTTGCTTTCATGCATTAGTGTATATTATTTCCATTGACAAGACAAAGTAAAAAGGAATGTAAACAtgaacaagaaaacaaaaaaagtaaatgggacaagcaaaaaatacacaaagaaacaaacaattcTTTCCCGCATGGCGCCGCTGCATCGTGTAACGAATAGTGAATGAGCTTAACGCATcacgacacgcacacacacatgcacagatAAGGGCCCTGGAACCCCTGGGACCCGGGGGAACGTCCCCCCGGGTCAGTGTACGGCGGCGCATCGAGGCCGCACCGTATCGTGTGACCATTCGCACACCTTACCTTCGTCGATGCACTGCCGAAGGGCGTGTTCTTCCGGTGCCGCCAAACATTCCTGCTCAAAGTCAACCAAATTCGTCGTCCACTCGTTCGCGTACGTCGTGGAGCAGAGGCGCCGACATCGGACCGATTCGGCCTTCAGACAGCAGTGCTGCTTGGCCGAATCCATACCAATCTGGTTGATACGTGACACCTCGTTCGAGTTGGCCTGCTGACCGGCGGACCGTTGCTTGTCGGCCTCCAGGAAACATTTCCACAGCGGCAGCGTTGGCATCAGTGCGCCACATCCGCCCCGGTGCTGCAGCAGATCGATCATTTCCTCCACCGTGTACGGGTCGGTGTCGGAACCGCCGGCAGTGAGTGTCTCGTGACAGACCCGGCGACACTTTGGTTCCGGCGATGCATCACAGCACGGCACATCTGGTGTGACAGGGAGTatgggagagaaagagggaaaggataaGATCGATGGAAGGTTACGAACGCTTGTGGTAACTTACATCGCTTCAGGTTCCGGTTGAAGGTCACATCGATGAATCCCTTGATGCACTGCATCACGTTACTGTTGTTGGTGCGACAACCCGTCAGTACCCGTTCGCGCAACGCCTTCGAAGGGGTCTGGTAGCGCTGGAACACTTGTCCGCACGCGTCAAGACATTCGGCGGTGCGGGCACTGCTGCAGCACCGATGGCCGTCCTCCTGGCGCTTGAGGCAGCCGTACAGCTGCTGTTCATCACTCGCCCGACAGCCCGTCCGTAGATCGTCCTGCGATGACCCCGTAGCGCACACGTGCTGACACCTGACGGACATCGCCAGCGGACAGCAGATGCGCCCCGGCCAGCTGGCTCCCCGCTGGACCGCTGCCATCGTTTCGTTCATGCACTGCCAGAAGGGGACCTGCTGCCGGGGGCAGTACTTGCGCACGTCCAGCAGCTTGGCCTCCCGGGAGCCTGGTTCGGAGGCGATGCGTGCCAGCGATAGCTGCggggaaaagagagaaagaaaacacacatataGGTTAGCAGCGGTAACGCTATAAATGCAGTCGCGATTAGTAGCCCACGCAACAGTTCCAGTTGCAGAGCCGGAAGTTAAGAGGTCGAGCAATGTTCTACCCAGCGTGTAGGTTGATCCTGTTAGCTGTCTGCCTGCTGTCGACAGGTTTAAGTGAGGATCGTTTAACATTCGCAGCAGCATTGCCTAGTGTCAAATCCATTCAAAAGTATGGACAACATGTGTGCAATGCTGTTGAGATTGCGAGTGAATTGTTCGTTACATCTGCTGCTTGTTTAGTCTCAAGTAAGCCATCGGAATTGCAGTTGACCAGTACAAAAGACTCTCGAATGGTTCCTCCAAAGACACAGTGTGATGTAACTAGTTATGAGCTACATCCCAAGTACACTTTTCTGAGTCACAATATAGGAGTAATGGAAGTGAAGTGTGGAGGCATCCATCGATCGTTGACACGAAATACCTTAATGAGTGATGTGAAAAATGGAGATTATCTAACACTTGTAGGAGTTGATAAGTCTCTACAGAAAGTGAACGTTCGCATGAAGCTGCAAAAGTGCAGGGTATGTCAAAAAGAATACGCAGTGTTTGATTGTGGGCGACAGATATGTCTCAAGCCAGTAGGAAAAGACATCGAAAAGTTGCAAACAATTGAGGTAGGTTCAGCAGAAAAAATAACTCCATAATGGAAAACTTTGTAACATGTTTTGAATGTCTTTCGCTTGATACAACAGGGTCTTCCAGGGGCCGCTATATTCAACGAGAACAGTGAGCTGGTGGGCATCTTGTCTTATGGATTCGCCACCGGTAGCTTTGTCGCAGAAAGCATACGTTACTATAAAATGTTTCTGGAGAAGGCGAGGCAATCCTTCTACACCGATAACAGTGTTGTAGATCAGGGGTCGGCAGCCATTTCAATATAAGGAACCCCGCAGCTATAGTAAAATTGTAAGATGAGGGCAAGAAAAACGATAGTGCAGTAGGCAATAGGTATTAAATATAGAGTTGACGACAGTTTTATGATCGAAAATCAGTTTTATGATCTATTTAATacttgtatgtgtatgtattgcttcgaattacgaATATTTAAGGCATTTTTGGCacgtaatatttttttactaattCATATTTAATCGGTCGTACCCCGGCATTACTCAGTTTACTGAAGATATATTGATTAATATTCCGAACAGTTTCCAgctcatgtttcaaattacggacgttttgattcatattccggaCGGTCTCAAAATGTAATTTCTAATATTTTTATCAACACACAAACTacacttttttcatttatatttaCGTCCGGAAGGCCAGTGCCCTCCTGAACCGACAGGACGACGGTCTTACATGGGGTTTGCGTGTGACTTTCCTCTGGAATTGAACCAAAGTACTGCTGTGCGAATCGAAGATCTTTCCTGCACGGCCATTAAGTCATCAGGCACATCTTTCTTCAAATATCTCTTCATGTTTTTATTAATGtccaaacaaatattttaatgcaatttaaCACTTCGGCACTGTCCggaattgaaaacaaaataaaaaaaatcttgcttTGAATTCCCGACAGAATTAAACAAAGGATTTTAACGAAATTCAGAGCACAATTTGATAATACACTGTTTTTTCACGTTAGTAACCACTTCTACAATGGATCCCGATGTATTTCATTGCAAATGCACGTGGATATTAATAGGAATTAGCGAAGAAGTTACACTGGCGTCGATTTGAAGACTGACcaacataaaatatttaattacttccaaatagccagaattgctaaAGCAGCCAATTTTGGTaagctaaagatcgctgcttgaattcgccttttgcagtagataaacagcattaAAGCTCCAGGTGGTCCTTCcaaatagcgcctaagcagcttccttgtGCCACGGTGCCGAgggttatttttctttgtgttttattttcaagcaagcgtcatcgatgaaataattGTAGATTGACAACAagattggttttgtttaagtacatgtatttatttttaaatgtttaaacatTCATGGATTACACtaaatttcacacaatttactgtacaatcacaatcacttccctCAAAATCCtttcttcaaagaactaatctaacttgtgtAGCaacaatgagatgattgacgGTGTCTGTCTTTGAAactttgacaagacccaccttgtaccgatggcatgcattaaaaagctataaagttccaccaagttcggtacacaTTCTTAAaaagccttaaagttccatcTTCAACCCTACATTACACAGATCCCTTTACACATTACACATTACACCCTACATTAGTACAGATAGTACTAATAAGCCGAAaggttccaaagagtaccgtGTACTTGTTAAAAAGCTTTATGGTTCCACCAAGTACCGTTTCATCTCTTAATCACCCACAAAGTTAgacattaaaacgattttTCGCTAAACAGCCGCAAATCAGCTATGGAgttcgagctggctatttgggctgTGACATCAGGACCTACAGGTcagatacatttttaattgattttagtAGAGCATGGCATTTATATAAATaaggcaaataaaaacaagatGTGTGTCCGGAGTTTGAAGCTatctgtaatttgaaacataACGACCCTCGATGAACATAAACGTATGATTGTGAGCATTCTAGTATTGCTTCCTAAGGGCACTTCGACTCCGCATCTGAAAAACTGAAGACGGCTCTGGACCAAAACTGGGCTAAACTCCACAACTCCACAACCGAGTCCGATCGAGTCCAGATCCTGACCTCCCCCCTATCCCACTCGTAAAATCAGGAATAACTCCGAATCAAACTCCGAGTCAGCCTGGACCCGGATCAATCCGACTTCGGGGAAAAAATGCTATCCATCCATCAATAGTTCCTCGCTAGGAAGTTCGTTTAATTAATGTTTCGGTACAGTTTTTGCCAAAACTTtatttctctctatctcttgtTGGAAGTTCATGAATACCATTCAACAGATATGAATAAAATAAGCTAAAAATGTCATATGGGAATTAGTCATTAGTTCTTACATTATTATATTCTATATTCATTACATATTCACGTTTAAAAACGCATAACATTATGGAAGTTTAGAAGTTTAAGTGATAAAATAATCTTTTATATAATAATCTACGGCTCAGTGTAGTGATATAAATTGTAAacatataaattaataaataaatatgccAAATCATAAATTCTGCTAAATCAAGGACAATTAGTGTATACtacaaggaaaaaaaataaaattagcgTGGTTGAATCATCGTGGTTGAACATTTGTATTCTAAAATTTAAAGAGCTTTCGAAATATCAAACATTAGCGGGCGAAGAAACAGTAGATATTACCAGTTGTGCACCCCTGATCTAGAAACAGTAAAAAGAACTATTTCACCTGCAAGCTGTTTCAATAGTAGACCAATAAAATAATTCTGTCGCCTCATTATCGCATGCATCTAcagtatttgttttattgcagcCCACGTATCGAGTCGAGTGGCGAGCAATCAATATGCAACTGTTGTGAGAATTTACTCAGCATTTGATCCCATAAAATGCTTCTCCACTCGTGGCGGGAAAGGGTACAGAAGTAGTACCGCCACCTGTTCTAGGACACAAACCAAGCACGTCCACATCGGCACCGGACTGCACTTTAAACGACTAAAGCTTTTACGACCGTGCTGCAACATTTTATGCGAACGACTCGTTCGCTGACCAGTTGACCAGTTCAGCGTCTTGCTGCGGTCATAAAGTTGAGCATCTCCATCCGCGCCCGGCCCATCCGTTCCAGATCGGTGTACAGTGTTGCTTTGAGCTTTCGCCGTAACGTCCAGGCCCAAGTGTCCCACTGCGACGTAACCTTGGCAGCGTGTTCGATCTCGATGGCGTCCAGCTAGTAGGGAGTGAGAGATAGAAGACGTTGCGGTGCTTACTTTCTGTACAGTCTGTACACTACGAATGCATACGCCACCTGCTTAAGACAGTCGCTGTACACCACGGCCATCGTGCCGGGTGTGACCGGACAGGGAAGGTTTCGTCGTATTGCCAGCACTCGACACTCCCGGCAggtctgttgttgttgctcgcaTTGCACCATACCGTAGGATGCGATAAAGTTGCGTACCGTTCGATTCAGCACGGATCGCTCGCTGTCGTCCGGGGCACCGACCAGCACCAGCGAAGGCACCCGATAGCGACAGGCCGGTTGCCGCAAGCCAGCCACCTTTCGACCCAAGCGCTCCTGTACGGTCCGGTTCGGTGCAATGTCACCATAAATCATCACAATTTGGTGCTTTCGATGGGACCGGACACACTCCGCATCGGTGACGTACGCCGTCGGGGACAGTTTTATGGCCCAGCAGAGCAGCGTCCGATTGGTGGTGGATGTACGCAGCGCAACAAACGGGTCACCGCGTAGTGTGGCCAGCGAGAGCAACAAGAACAGCGGAACAGGGCTGATGAATGATACGATGCGGGACATAGTGTCTAGAACGCGATCTTTAACTAGCGAATGGCGATAACGATGTGAGAGGTGGTGGTTTTTCGTCCGAACCCTAGACGCACCTGACCCAACTCGCCTCCAAGCAAAGAGAAAAGCTGGGCGTGAGGGTCCGGGCGGAAGGATTGATTTATCGATTTGCCGTAGGCAAACAGTAATTGCACCGCTGGGTGGACACTTTTTACCATTTTCACCTTCCCGATGGTGACCGGAGCTCTGCGCAGATGTGGTGACAACGTGGACCGAAGGCATTTTACGTGATCGTATCCGATCGGTGGTGCGGAGGGTAAAAAGCGCAACGGATGGAACATAAATAAGCGAGGCATGAAACGCTCGGCTCGGTCAACAGCGTAAAAGGGTTTGCACAGGTTGAGAGATGTatggtttatttttgcatGTGGAATATGCGTTGATTGCTGATCGTTCAGTTTTACTTTGCGCTCGGTAATGATCGTGGCGAGGCTCAAGTATTGACCGAGTGCGTtcattttctgttgttgttggaagtctTTTGTTGTCGTAGAATTTGAAAACTTTTAATCAAATGGTATTTTATATAATTgtgctttattttaattttgggtTAGTTCAAATCTCCGATGTTTTACTAAAAGACTCTATGCTGTGTTT
Proteins encoded:
- the LOC1272554 gene encoding reversion-inducing cysteine-rich protein with Kazal motifs — encoded protein: MARSMLICWRYRLAIVCGLLLFRCEQLQAYANQHPPLSSPATQQGEAGGSSIGAAGNGADTSGFEASDVFRCCAEVQGSCKAACENLSLARIASEPGSREAKLLDVRKYCPRQQVPFWQCMNETMAAVQRGASWPGRICCPLAMSVRCQHVCATGSSQDDLRTGCRASDEQQLYGCLKRQEDGHRCCSSARTAECLDACGQVFQRYQTPSKALRERVLTGCRTNNSNVMQCIKGFIDVTFNRNLKRYVPCCDASPEPKCRRVCHETLTAGGSDTDPYTVEEMIDLLQHRGGCGALMPTLPLWKCFLEADKQRSAGQQANSNEVSRINQIGMDSAKQHCCLKAESVRCRRLCSTTYANEWTTNLVDFEQECLAAPEEHALRQCIDEVDEPCELGCDGLSFCSNFNNRPTELFRSCRQQSDMAARSDVQQWRQQGFLPFPGNMLLPMRNETECSYEIWKSIACTLQIKPCTKGYHTNHICRQDCYEVLRNCVDWERIPGGHTVSSLCQQLAPQNNSLPCISMGRFQPHGFGAAGMDADRERIIADVTLVSPCKGNPCNATQICVANRDGTFGYRCVNGCPLGEASSYLVPVGAFVRIPVSVTQKGCLKVCRCGESGRIEKCQPLPCISYDSCTLAGKRFAHLTHFYVECNVCSCFAEEITCTKRQCHVPGLTVDRSFTSLPCNCPAHYVPVCGRNGNTYPSACVAKCAGIQEGDIEFGPCRARNPCDQVDCGPLSVCLPDWNVCLSGMHKPCPQYRCVNLTSTNCSTITDIRDTSLGYHANLCSMAFERASYAYQEKYRKVCETSRRRSQVCGVNGVTYRSECEAWSDYSTVDYNGPCQEVGLISPTLDARCSSIKCPRRKLTNCNPVLPPGACCPVCGTALRIVYSRKQIDRGLYALKGQSTEYLTLKSILRSLEALLQTVECRLSGQLTFENDLYVVLETLSRNPSRLQTEICAREAERLVTLVRTQSHRITSELNLSALTVATLVTEPSGASRLYSRVIAGLVVTIVSYLVGATSWQSRL
- the LOC1272550 gene encoding uncharacterized protein LOC1272550, producing MPSVHVVTTSAQSSGHHREGENGKKCPPSGAITVCLRQIDKSILPPGPSRPAFLFAWRRVGSGASRVRTKNHHLSHRYRHSLVKDRVLDTMSRIVSFISPVPLFLLLSLATLRGDPFVALRTSTTNRTLLCWAIKLSPTAYVTDAECVRSHRKHQIVMIYGDIAPNRTVQERLGRKVAGLRQPACRYRVPSLVLVGAPDDSERSVLNRTVRNFIASYGMVQCEQQQQTCRECRVLAIRRNLPCPVTPGTMAVVYSDCLKQLDAIEIEHAAKVTSQWDTWAWTLRRKLKATLYTDLERMGRARMEMLNFMTAARR
- the LOC133393547 gene encoding uncharacterized protein LOC133393547: MFYPACRLILLAVCLLSTGLSEDRLTFAAALPSVKSIQKYGQHVCNAVEIASELFVTSAACLVSSKPSELQLTSTKDSRMVPPKTQCDVTSYELHPKYTFLSHNIGVMEVKCGGIHRSLTRNTLMSDVKNGDYLTLVGVDKSLQKVNVRMKLQKCRVCQKEYAVFDCGRQICLKPVGKDIEKLQTIEGLPGAAIFNENSELVGILSYGFATGSFVAESIRYYKMFLEKARQSFYTDNSVVDQGSAAISI